The DNA region TGATCATCTGCTGCTGATCTTGAAACCCTTGCCAGAATTGCGGCCCGCGCTGGTAACCCTGACTGAGTCGCCGCGCCACCAGGCGGTCCAGCGACGGGCGCTGGACCTGCTGGCGCGTCTGGGCGATCCTGCCGACGCCCTGCGCCTGGTAGCAGCCAACCCCACGTGGTATGCCAACGACGTTCTGAACAACCTGGACCTGAGGCCACAGCAGTTGGAGGACGTATTAACTGCACTGCTGGATCAGGGCCTTGACCCGTCTGAGGTCAGCGGCTTCATGTCACTGGCTACCAGTGGCCGAGTACCGGACGGCTTTGTGCCCGCCATCTTCAGACAGGTGGGACCAGAAGCCCAGTTGAGCCTGGTTTCCTTCGCGGGTCAGCAACTCGCTGTCAGTCAGAATCAGGAGCTTCACCGCTGGCTCTGGTCCCTGATCGACGGTGACTTGCCCGAAAAGATTCAGGAGCGGGCGTGGGCCATGCTGAGCGGCTGGTACGGTACGTACGGTTCTGCGCTGGAGCTGTCGCGGGCCAGCGTGGAACGGTTTTTTGGGGGCTTTGTGGCCTTTACCGAGAGGCTGTGTGTGGTCATTGAAAATCCCCAACTGACGGGCCGATTCTTCAACTCCTTCCGCTTTCTGGCTGTTCTCTCGTCGGTGGACGAGGGCGCGCTTGCGCCATTGACTGAGCTGGGCGCGCCCTCTGAGCGGCTGTGGCAGGCGCTGCTATCGCTGACGCAGACCCAGCAGGTCTTCATCCCGGACCGGGCCGCTGGCCTGCGTCTGCTGGGCCGAATGACCCGCTCTGCAACGCAGCACAACACCCTGGAAATCCATCTCCGCCCCCTGCTGGACGACCAGGAAACGCCTGCCGATCTTCAGCGCGGCGCACTGGCTGCTCTGTATCCCAGCGCAGCGGCGCAGACGGCGTACCTGGCCGAACTGGAAGCGAGACTGGCACTGGCGCAGACCTACGACGAGCGCTCACCGATTGGGACAGTGATTTATAGCCTGCGGGCGGTAATTGCGCAGACGCCATAAGTGGTTCATGCGGTCTCCAGACCACTCTTTCAAAGTCTACTTGAGCTTGAGAGACCCCAGCGTCTTGTCGAACGCCCCCCGCTGGGCCGCCGTGGCAGCGGGTCCCATGGTGAACTGAACGCTGAGCAGGTTGCGTTTGCTGACCCCGTACCAGTACTGGAGCCGCACCACCGCCCCGTTGGCCTTGAGGGTCAGGTCATACCACTATCCGCCGCCCACACGTCACCCGCGCCCACAGGCTGGGCCAGATATTCCAGCGGCAGGCGGGTGTCCAGCCGGGTGCGGTGATCGTCTGCTGTCAGCCCAGGTGCAGCGCATCAGCACTGCAGGAGGACTGGACGACGTGCTGACCGATGGAGACCCGATGGAGGTGGGGGTGGAGCAGTTCAGGGACTTCATCTGAGGCAAGGCGGAGGTGCGCAGCGCAGCCGGCAACGTGATTGGTCTGGTGTCCACCGGCTTTCTGCTGCCCACCGTCCAGGCCGGGATCGCGCGGGTGATGTGGGGCCTGCTATCGTGGTACGGCCTCGGTCTGCTGTTTGCGCTGCTCAGCAGCCTGTATCTGAGTGGACGGCTGCGCCGCGACCTGTTTGACCTGGAACCCGATCAGATTTCCAGCCTGATCTCACAGCATCACGCGGTCCTGACGGCCCTGCAAGACGGCGTGCTGGTGCTGGACGGCGGGCGCATCATCCTCGCCAACGCGCGGGCGCTGGCCTACCTGCGCGTCTCCGAGGTCTCGGCCTTGCCTGCCTTGCCCGAGTTGTGGCCCGAACTCCACGGGCTGCTCAGTGGCGCGGATGGGACCTCTTTTCAGGAGCGGCCCAGCGAGTGGCAAAAACAACCGGTGTTGCTCACCTGCTATCCGCTGCCCGGCGGCCAGCGGCTGGTCCTGTTCCGTGGACGTGCTGAGGCCGTGCGGCTGGCCGAGGAGCTGACGCAGACCCGGCAGTACGTCGAGCTGCTCCGCTCGCAGACCCACGAGTTTACCAACCGCCTGCACACCATCGCGGGCCTGATGCAGATCGGACGTCCCGAACTCGCCTTGCAGGTGATTCAGCGCGAGGCCAGTCAGGCCCAGCAGGTCAGTGACAGTGTAGGCGGCGTCGCCCCACCACGACTGGCGGCCCTGCTGGCCGGTAAAATTGCCCGCGCCCGCGAACTGGGCGTTCACTTGCAGGTCGCCCCGGCGTCGGCGCTGGCCGACCACTGGCCGGAACCGGTCATCGACGCCTTGCTCCTGATCACCGGGAACCTGATCGAGAATGCCTTCGACGCCGTACAGGACCAGCCCAAGCGCCGCATCACGGTCATGATCGGTGAGGACGCCGAGGGTCTGCAAATCGAGGTCCGTGACTGCGGACCGGGCGTGGACGCACAGCACTGGCAGCAGCCCGGTTTTTCCACCAAGGGTCTAGGACGCGGACAGGGACTGGACCTGATCCGCCAGCATCTACTGGGTCTGGAGGGCCATCTGGACTACCTCAGAAGCTCGGGCGAGAGCGTCTTCATCGTCAGCATCCCAGCGACGGAGGGTGAACCGTGACGGCTCCAATGAGCCGCGTCATGATCGTCGAGGATGACGAACTGGTGCGCACCATTCACCGAACGCTGGTCGAGGACACGCCCGGGTTCCAGGTGGTCAGCGCGGTAGGCACGCTGGCCCAGGCCGAGCAGGACCTGCGGAACCTGACCGTCGATCTCCTGATGGTGGACATCTATTTGCCAGACGGCAATGGTCTGACCTGGACCAGTGGGCTGCCGCGCACGCCCACCAGCCCGGACGTCATCATGGTCACGGCGGCCAATGATCTACCGACTGTGCAGGCTGCGGTCCGCAGTGGGGTTCTTGATTTTCTGATCAAGCCATTTGACCGACACAGGCTTCAGGCCGCCTTTCTCCGACATGGTCAGCGCCGCGCCGTGTCCAGTCCGGCCCATCTGACTCAGTCTGGCGTGGACCGGTTGCTGCGCCACGACCCAGTCACCCATCTGCCCAAGGGCATCGACGCCGCGACTCTGGCCAGGGTGCAGCACCTTCTGGACAGCAGCCCCGCGTCCTGGAGCGCCGAGGCGGCAGGTCAGCATCTGGGCGTGAGCCGCATCACGGCGTGGCGGTATCTGGAGTACCTCGTGGTCCTCTACTTCGCCGCTGTGGACGTGCAGTACCAGCCCACCGGCAGGCCGCTGAAACTGTACCGCCGGGCGCGCACACCACTCTGAGTGAGTGTTTTAAAAGCACCTGGATCAGAGCGTCAGGGGCCAGTACGGACTCCGATTATGTCCATGAAAATAGGACCATCCAATTCTTGGACTTCCATTCGGCTCCAACACCCCGCTGGCAGCTTCTGAGCCATTTTACGGCGCAAATGCTACGGCGCAGAGCGCAGTCTTTTGCATTTTTGACCGAAGACAAGAACGAAACTGAAGAAAGGCAGGTGTGCTGCGATTTCACATGGCTCAGACACGCCCCAGCGTATTGCTGACTTTGCGGTAGCCCCGACTCCCAAAATTGACTTTTCCTTCATTTTCGCCCTAGCATGCGCCCACGCGGTTAATCGTCTCCAGTGAGGGTCTGGACCGCTGCCCAGTGGCCTTTGGTGTGCTTTGGGCGGTGGCCGTTTCCCATGTCTTCGACTCAGGATGCATGCACAACCGGAGGACGCCTTGACGGACCACGCGCTGGTAGACGACGCCCAGACTCCTCACGCTGGCTTTCCTTTTGATCCCCGCTTTGCGCCCACGCACCCGCCCCTGAGCGCCCATGAAGCGGCGGTAGAGGCCAACCGCTGCCTGTACTGCTACGACGCGCCGTGCATTCAGGCGTGTCCGACGCACATTGACATCCCCACCTTCATCCGCAAGATTGCCACCGACAACCTGCGCGGCTCTGCGCGGACCATTCTGGAAGCCAACTTTCTGGGCGGCACCTGCGCCCGCGTGTGTCCGGTGGAGGAACTGTGCGAGGGCGCGTGCGTGCTGAATTCTGAGGAAAAGCCCATTGCGATTGGGCGGCTGCAACGACATGCGGTAGACCATGTGCAGGAGCGCGGTTTGCAGATGTTCACGGCAGGAACGCCGACTGGCCGCAAGGTGGCCGTTGTCGGCAGTGGTCCCGCAGGACTCAGCGTCAGCGCCGAACTCGCCAAGCTGGGCCACGCGGTCACGCTGCTGGAAAAGCGCGAACTGGGCGGCGGCCTCAGCACCTACGGAATCATCGTTCTGCGCGAACCCGTGGAGGTTTCATTACAGGAAGTGGAGGCCGTGCAGGCGCTGGGCGTAACGGTGGAAACCGGGCGCGAGTTGACGGATCAAGCCGGGCTAACTGCACTTTTGGATGAATACGACGCTGTATTTCTGGGATTGGGATTGGGCGCAGTTCCGGCGATGGGCATTCCTGGCGAGGAACACCTGATTGACGGCCTTCAGTACATCGAGGACAGCAAAATTGCCCCCGATTGCTTACCAGATGCCGTAAACATCGTGGTCATCGGTGCGGGCAACACCGCCATCGACGCCGCCACCATTGCCCGGCGGCGCGGCGCGGACGTGACCATGCTCTACCGCCGCACCGATTCCGAGATGACCGCCTACCGCCACGAGTACGAATTCGCCTTGTCGGAGGGCATCCAGTACCGTTTTCTGACCCAACCCGTGCGAGTCATTTCAGAAGACGGGAAGGTGACGGGCGTGGAATGCGTGAAGATGGTGCTGGGCGTGCCGGACACGGGCGGACGGCCCCGGCCCAATCCTCTGCCCGGCAGTGAATTCGTGGTGCCCTGCGACGCCGTAATTTCGGCCATCGGTCAGGAGAAACCCGCACTGGCAAACGAATTGGGGCTGGACGTTTCAGGCGGCTACATCGTCGTCAACCACGACATGCAGACCAGCCTGCCGCGCGTGTATGCCGGGGGCGACTGCGTGCGCCTGCGCGGGACCGCCAGCACCGTGATGGCCGTGCAGGACGGCAAATACGCCGCCGTCGCTATTCACCAGCAACTTTCTCAAACCCAGGAGGCTCCACATGGCTGACCTCTCCGTCAATTTTGCGGGCATTCGCGCGCCCAATCCTTTCTGGCTGGCGTCCGCGCCGCCCACCAACAGTGGAGCGCAGATTCACCGCGCCTTTGAACATGGCTGGGGCGGGGCTGTGTGGAAGACCATCGGCGCTCCCGTGCTGAATATCAGCAACCGCTACGGCGGCCTGACCATCGGCGGGCAACGGCTGCTGGCGATCAACAATGTGGAACTGATCAGTGACCGCCCGCTGGATGTGAATCTGCGCGAAATTGCCGAGATCAAGCGGCTGTGGCCGGACCGCGCCGTGATCGTGAGCGCGATGGTGGACGCCTCGCCCGAAGCGTGGCGCGAAATCGTCATGATGATTGAGGACACGGGCGCAGACGGCATAGAACTCAATTACGGCTGTCCCCAGGGCATGAGCGAACGCGGCATGGGCGCGGCGGTGGGTCAGGTGCCGGAAATGTGCGAGCTGAACACGCACTGGGTCACCTCCATTACCAAACTCCCGGTGATCGTCAAGCTGACCCCGAACGTCACACACATTACCGAACCTGCGCACGCGGCGATTGCGGGCGGGGCCAATGCGCTGAGCTTGATCAACACCATCAATTCAGTGATGAGCGTTGATCTGGACACCCTGCAAATCACACCCAACATCGGCGGGCGCGGCACCCACGGCGGTTATGCGGGGCCAGCCGTCAAACCAATAGCCCTGAACATGCTCACCGAACTGCTGACCGACGAAGGCGTGCTGAGAAGCGGCGTCCCAGTGTGCGGCATGGGCGGCATCGTGACCTGGAAGGATGCCGCCGAATTCCTGCTGCTGGGCGCGGGGGCCGTACAGGTCTGCACCGCCGCCATGCATTACGGCTACCGGATCGTGGAGGACATGATTGACGGCCTGGGCAATTGGATGGACGACAAGGGCTTTGCCACCATTGCTGACGTTTCGGGCCGGGCGCTGCCGCAGATGAGCAGTTTTGGGCAACTGGATCTGGGGTATCAGGCAGTGGCGCGGATTGACCCCGACAAGTGCATTCAGTGCAACCTGTGTTATGTGGCCTGCAACGACACCGCGCACCAGTGCATTGATCTGGTGGCCGGAAACGGTGTGCGGGTGGACCCCGGCTACGACGTGCGCGTCAACGGCAGGGCGGTGGCCGATACCCGCCCGACTCCGGTGGTCCGCGAACCCGATTGCGTGGGCTGCGCGCTGTGCGCCAACGTCTGCCCAGTGGACGGCTGCATCACGATGGTCAGTGTTCCCAGCACGCAGGAAAACATCAGTTGGGACGCCCTGACCGCCCAGCGCCCCGAAATCGCCACCAGTTGGGACGCCATGATGGCCTACCGCAAGGAGCAGGGCATAGAGATTCACTAGAATGGGGTCAGTTCCAATTCAGCCATAAAGGGGTGAAATGATGACCGCCGCAAAAATTCGGATTGACAATGAAGGGCGCGTGCAAACGGACGCCGAAACGCTGGAAATCCTGAAAAACCGAGAGTTTGAGTTGCAGGCCAACGGTCACATCGTCCCACTGACGCCCCGGCCCCGGCGCTTGCATGAGATTGAGGATATGAACGAGCGGATGGCGGCCTACGAGGAGTTCAAAAAACGCGTCGTTCGTCCTGGCGGCGAGAATCTGCCAGAGGATTGGGAAACCATCCGAGACAGCATCTACGACTGATGCGAATTCTCATTGACACCAACATCGCCTTGCGGTTTGTTCAAGCAGGCGCACCCGGTCACGCGTCGGTTGAGCATGCCGTGAAGACCCTGCTCGGACGTGGTGACGAATTGATGGTGGTGCCTCAAGTTGTCTATGAACTCTGGGCCGTTGGAACGCGCCCCAAAACAGTCAATGGCTTTGGATGGACTTCCGAGGAAGCTCGCAAGGAGATAGATGGGCTGTCTGAGCAATTTTCAATGCTTCAGGACACTCCCAGCATCTTCGCAATCTGGCTTGAGCTTGTCACACAACACCATGTTTCAGGCAAGCCCACCCACGATGCCCGCCTCGCTGCCGCTCTTATCGTACATAGTTTAGATGCCCTCCTCACCTTTAATGCTCCCGATTTTAAACGCTTCGGTCTCAATATCATCAACCCCACCGATCTTTCCGAAGGAGACTCCACCCTATGACCCTGCTTATCAAAAATGGCGAGATTGTGACCTCCGAGAAGCAATACAAAGCAGACATTCTGGTGGAAGGCGAAATGATTTCGCTGATCGGCGAGAATCTGATCGCGCCAGATGATGCAGAAATCATAGATGCAGAGGGAAAATACATCTTCCCCGGCTTTATTGATCCACATGTGCATATCCACCTGCCGTTCATGGGCACTTTTGCCAAAGACACCCACACCACGGGCAGTCAGGCCGCATTGATCGGCGGAACCACCACCTTTATTGAAATGCTGGCCCCCGCCGGAAGCGATGAACTGCGGGACGGCTGGAACACCTGGTCCCAGATGGCCGAGGGAAACAGCGCCTGCGATTACACCTTCCACATCGGCGTGACGCGCTGGGACGCGGAGACCGAGCAGACGCTGCGGGAACTGGTGGCGGACGGCATGACCTCGTTCAAGGTGTTTCTGGCGTACAAGGGCGCGTTCGGGATTGAGGATGCGGCCCTGTTTAAAACCCTGGCGCTGGCGAGAGAGCTGGGCGTGGTGGTCACGGCCCACTGCGAGAACGCCGAACTGGTGTCGCAGCTCCAGACCAAATTGCTGGCGGAGGGCAAAACGGGTTCCGAATGGCACGAACCCAGCCGCCCCGAACAGGTTGAGGCCGACGGCACCGCTCATTTCGCCACCTTTTTAGAGATGACCGGGGCAGAGGGCTATGTGGTTCACCTGTCCAACGCCAAATCCTTGAAAGCCGCGCTGGACGCCCGCAAACGCGGTGTGAACATCCACATTGAGTCGGTGATTCCCCACTTTCTGCTGGACAAAACCTTTGCCGAGCGGCCCGGTGTGGAGGGCGCAAAATACGTGATGAGTCCGCCGCTGCGCGACAAGTCCAATGGGGCGGTGCTGTGGCAGGCACTAAAAGACGGCGAGATTGACACCGTTGCCACCGATCATTGTCCCTTTGATGTGGCGCAAAAGCACATGGGCGACAACAATTTCACCCTGATTCCCAACGGTATTCCGGCCATTGAGGACCGCGTGAACCTGC from Deinococcus sp. AJ005 includes:
- a CDS encoding sensor histidine kinase; this encodes MRSAAGNVIGLVSTGFLLPTVQAGIARVMWGLLSWYGLGLLFALLSSLYLSGRLRRDLFDLEPDQISSLISQHHAVLTALQDGVLVLDGGRIILANARALAYLRVSEVSALPALPELWPELHGLLSGADGTSFQERPSEWQKQPVLLTCYPLPGGQRLVLFRGRAEAVRLAEELTQTRQYVELLRSQTHEFTNRLHTIAGLMQIGRPELALQVIQREASQAQQVSDSVGGVAPPRLAALLAGKIARARELGVHLQVAPASALADHWPEPVIDALLLITGNLIENAFDAVQDQPKRRITVMIGEDAEGLQIEVRDCGPGVDAQHWQQPGFSTKGLGRGQGLDLIRQHLLGLEGHLDYLRSSGESVFIVSIPATEGEP
- a CDS encoding response regulator, with translation MTAPMSRVMIVEDDELVRTIHRTLVEDTPGFQVVSAVGTLAQAEQDLRNLTVDLLMVDIYLPDGNGLTWTSGLPRTPTSPDVIMVTAANDLPTVQAAVRSGVLDFLIKPFDRHRLQAAFLRHGQRRAVSSPAHLTQSGVDRLLRHDPVTHLPKGIDAATLARVQHLLDSSPASWSAEAAGQHLGVSRITAWRYLEYLVVLYFAAVDVQYQPTGRPLKLYRRARTPL
- a CDS encoding NAD(P)-dependent oxidoreductase; translated protein: MTDHALVDDAQTPHAGFPFDPRFAPTHPPLSAHEAAVEANRCLYCYDAPCIQACPTHIDIPTFIRKIATDNLRGSARTILEANFLGGTCARVCPVEELCEGACVLNSEEKPIAIGRLQRHAVDHVQERGLQMFTAGTPTGRKVAVVGSGPAGLSVSAELAKLGHAVTLLEKRELGGGLSTYGIIVLREPVEVSLQEVEAVQALGVTVETGRELTDQAGLTALLDEYDAVFLGLGLGAVPAMGIPGEEHLIDGLQYIEDSKIAPDCLPDAVNIVVIGAGNTAIDAATIARRRGADVTMLYRRTDSEMTAYRHEYEFALSEGIQYRFLTQPVRVISEDGKVTGVECVKMVLGVPDTGGRPRPNPLPGSEFVVPCDAVISAIGQEKPALANELGLDVSGGYIVVNHDMQTSLPRVYAGGDCVRLRGTASTVMAVQDGKYAAVAIHQQLSQTQEAPHG
- the preA gene encoding NAD-dependent dihydropyrimidine dehydrogenase subunit PreA codes for the protein MADLSVNFAGIRAPNPFWLASAPPTNSGAQIHRAFEHGWGGAVWKTIGAPVLNISNRYGGLTIGGQRLLAINNVELISDRPLDVNLREIAEIKRLWPDRAVIVSAMVDASPEAWREIVMMIEDTGADGIELNYGCPQGMSERGMGAAVGQVPEMCELNTHWVTSITKLPVIVKLTPNVTHITEPAHAAIAGGANALSLINTINSVMSVDLDTLQITPNIGGRGTHGGYAGPAVKPIALNMLTELLTDEGVLRSGVPVCGMGGIVTWKDAAEFLLLGAGAVQVCTAAMHYGYRIVEDMIDGLGNWMDDKGFATIADVSGRALPQMSSFGQLDLGYQAVARIDPDKCIQCNLCYVACNDTAHQCIDLVAGNGVRVDPGYDVRVNGRAVADTRPTPVVREPDCVGCALCANVCPVDGCITMVSVPSTQENISWDALTAQRPEIATSWDAMMAYRKEQGIEIH
- a CDS encoding type II toxin-antitoxin system VapC family toxin, which gives rise to MRILIDTNIALRFVQAGAPGHASVEHAVKTLLGRGDELMVVPQVVYELWAVGTRPKTVNGFGWTSEEARKEIDGLSEQFSMLQDTPSIFAIWLELVTQHHVSGKPTHDARLAAALIVHSLDALLTFNAPDFKRFGLNIINPTDLSEGDSTL
- the hydA gene encoding dihydropyrimidinase, whose product is MTLLIKNGEIVTSEKQYKADILVEGEMISLIGENLIAPDDAEIIDAEGKYIFPGFIDPHVHIHLPFMGTFAKDTHTTGSQAALIGGTTTFIEMLAPAGSDELRDGWNTWSQMAEGNSACDYTFHIGVTRWDAETEQTLRELVADGMTSFKVFLAYKGAFGIEDAALFKTLALARELGVVVTAHCENAELVSQLQTKLLAEGKTGSEWHEPSRPEQVEADGTAHFATFLEMTGAEGYVVHLSNAKSLKAALDARKRGVNIHIESVIPHFLLDKTFAERPGVEGAKYVMSPPLRDKSNGAVLWQALKDGEIDTVATDHCPFDVAQKHMGDNNFTLIPNGIPAIEDRVNLLYTYGVSRGNLSLSRFVDAASTRAAQIFGLYPKKGAIEVGSDADLVIYDPAYRGKISTETSHVNNDYSGFEGFEIDGRPSVVTVRGQVAVRNGEFVGEAGRGQLLRRQPRQTLKPSKNLTSAEDRG